From Aliamphritea hakodatensis:
CCAGAACTGCCAGGCCAGATAGCTCAGGTACAGGGCAGCCCCCCAGCGGACGATAACAAACAGGGTGTTCAGGTGTTCGGCAATCAGCGCCAGCCCGAATACCGCAAATGACAGATAAATCAGGTCACCCAGAATTAATCCCAGCAGAAAGCTGAAACCGGTAATGGCGCCGCCACTGATACTGCGGGCAATCAGCGCGGTTATCCCCGGCCCCGGGATGATGGCGGCAATGGCCAGTGCGGTGGCATAGGCAAGAATCTGGGTTGGATCAAACATGGTCATTCCCTGTGTTTTTAGCGGTCAAAAGCCCGGTGACGTTCCCCGCCGGGTCAACATTCTGATAAGAGCTCAGATAAGAGTTCTGATAAGAGTTCAGATAAAAAACGACTGATAAAGCCTGGGGGTAATTGCCAGACGTTTCTTAAAGTTGCGCTGAAAATGTGCCTGATCCGCAAACCCCAGCTGGCTGGCAGTATTGCTGAGGCTTTCGCCTTCACGCAGTAAACGTTTGGCGGTTTTAATGCGCTGATCCAGCTGCCAGGCATGGGGGGACTGGCCATAAACCTGCTTGAAACTGCGGATCAGGTGGTAGCGGCTCAGCCCGGTTTCGCTGGCGAAACTGTCCAGTGACAGATTGGTATCCAGCTGATCCAGAATCATTTCCCGTACCTGACGGACGCCGGCGGTATCGGTTTTTATCACCTCTTTATTCAGCGGTGCTACCGTTGCATACCGCAGGGCGAGATAGTCCATCAGCAGGCTTTCAGCAATGCCGCTATCCGGTTGTTGCAGAGCACTGAAAAGGGCGCTGAACGCCCGGTAGCTGTGCCGGCAGGTATCCAGCGGGCCGGGAAAAGACAGGTAGTCCTGCCCCTGACACTGAAATATTTCGGCTTGCAGCTCGCCAATCAGCTGGCTGTCAATGAACAGCATCCGGTACGACCATTCGCCGTTATCCGGGTTGCAGGAATGGGCATCGCCGGGATTCATCATCACGGTTGCTGTTGTAGCGATCTGGTGGTTATGCCGGCGGTTCTGGTAACGGGCGCTGCCGGCATCAATGACGCCGAATGATACTTCATCGTGGGAATGAGTGCCGTAGCAGGCGCTGGAGTGATCCGCCAGCCGTAACTCTGCTTGCGGCAGTGACGGGCTGCGGGCAAAGAAACAGTGGTTGCGTATTTCCGGTGTGTTGCTGGCTGTCATCGTCAGCGCCTCTGGCGGATTAAACATTCGTGATGGTCAGAATACTGGCGACTAACAGCGCTGCCATGATCCGGTTAAACATAACCTGACGTGCCGGACTGGACAAGTAACCGCTGATCAGCTGACCCAGCAGCGCCCAGCTGCCGACACCGATCAGGCACATGGCAAAGGATACGGCACAGAAAATCAGTAAGAAGAGTTCAGCCGGTTGCTGGCTGCTGACAAACAGACTGACACCGGAGACCGAAACCAGCCAGGCTTTGGGGTTCAGTATCTGGCAGAGTGCACCCTCAATGATACGGGGCGGTTCTGAACGGTTATCCTCCTGCAGGCTTTCCGGACGGGCAGAGGCGATTTTCCAGGCCATCCATAACAGGAACGCGCTCCCTGCGTACTGCAGAACCGAGGTGAATTGAGGGAACTCAACCAGTAAACGGTTCAGACCGGCCCCCACCAGAAAAACGATCAGGGTATAGCTCAGGGTGGCGCCCAGCACGTGAGGCAGGGCGCCACGAAACCCATAGTTTGCACCGGCTCCGGTGGCAACAATGTTTACCGGCCCCGGTGAAATGGCGCCGACGAGGGCAAATGCCAGCATAGATAATACGACTGTCAGCATGGAATGCTCCGCAGGTGATGATGCTGACAGCTTAACCAGCGCTGAGACTGTTGTATTGAACGAAATTGCGGGTCTCAGTCCCCTGGTTTTTTATAACTGATTTTGTGTAATGCAATATTCGGATAACTGTTCGAACGCTGCGGCGATGGCCGCGACAAAGGCCGGGGACTTTTCAGTCATCGGAATTTCTTCGCCAATGATTACATCACAGTTAAAAGGGACAAAGAGCGCTTCATTACGGGGCAGGGCCCGGCCCAGACCGTGCAGCATCACGGGGATCACTTTGGTATCAGGGCGTTCTTTTAAGACATAAAAAACCCCTTTTTTAATTTTGCTCATCTGTTCTGGCTGGCCTCTGCTGCCTTCCGGAAACAGAATCAGAATCTGATCGTTATCCAGAGCCTCATGACAGCCTTTAAACAGACTGTCCCGGTCGGCACTGCCGCTGCGATCCATCGGAATAATGCCGATGCATGTCAGCGCCAGCCAGGCCAGAAAGCCACCCTTTTGGAGAAAATAGTCCGCGGCGGCTACCGGGCGGATACGGTGTATCTGTGACAACGGATACAGACTCATCAGTACCAGGGTGTCCAGATGGCTGTTGTGATTGGCCACCAGAATTGCCGGGCCTTTATCCGGTAAGTTAGGCCTGCCTCTGACGTTCAGACCCAGCAGGATCAGAACAACAGGTTTTACCAGCAGTGCAAAAAAAAGAATTTTAATGATCCTGTTGATAAGCATGTTGGCGCCTCGCTCAGTAATGGCTGTA
This genomic window contains:
- a CDS encoding AraC family transcriptional regulator, whose amino-acid sequence is MTASNTPEIRNHCFFARSPSLPQAELRLADHSSACYGTHSHDEVSFGVIDAGSARYQNRRHNHQIATTATVMMNPGDAHSCNPDNGEWSYRMLFIDSQLIGELQAEIFQCQGQDYLSFPGPLDTCRHSYRAFSALFSALQQPDSGIAESLLMDYLALRYATVAPLNKEVIKTDTAGVRQVREMILDQLDTNLSLDSFASETGLSRYHLIRSFKQVYGQSPHAWQLDQRIKTAKRLLREGESLSNTASQLGFADQAHFQRNFKKRLAITPRLYQSFFI
- a CDS encoding lysophospholipid acyltransferase family protein, which encodes MLINRIIKILFFALLVKPVVLILLGLNVRGRPNLPDKGPAILVANHNSHLDTLVLMSLYPLSQIHRIRPVAAADYFLQKGGFLAWLALTCIGIIPMDRSGSADRDSLFKGCHEALDNDQILILFPEGSRGQPEQMSKIKKGVFYVLKERPDTKVIPVMLHGLGRALPRNEALFVPFNCDVIIGEEIPMTEKSPAFVAAIAAAFEQLSEYCITQNQL
- a CDS encoding LysE family translocator: MLTVVLSMLAFALVGAISPGPVNIVATGAGANYGFRGALPHVLGATLSYTLIVFLVGAGLNRLLVEFPQFTSVLQYAGSAFLLWMAWKIASARPESLQEDNRSEPPRIIEGALCQILNPKAWLVSVSGVSLFVSSQQPAELFLLIFCAVSFAMCLIGVGSWALLGQLISGYLSSPARQVMFNRIMAALLVASILTITNV